ATTACTCTGTTAAACTGTAATTAAACTAGAGGATCATTAGAGACTCATCATACGTTAAACATCCAGAACTGATCCTGACagaactcccatgatgcacagCTTCTGTCTTCATTCTTCAGGTGTCTGATCCAGGATCCAGACCTGACACTACTACACTTATtgttaatgtaattattattattaaccttAATACACCTATGAGTATCACTATTATCATAACATTAGAACCATTCTGACAGTGCCTGAATACGAAATGGCTGTTCCTCAGTttatcagcaactattttaattCCAAATAAAGACGTGTCAGATTTTCAGATGAACATTTTGAAATGggaatgatgaaaaaaaaaaacaatttcagtcACTGTTCATCAGACGTATGGCCCCTGTGTCCAGCTTTGCTTTGGCTGATAGACAGGAACATTGACATTCAGATTTTGGTTGGAGTTTGTCAACTGAAGTTACTTCACAGAcctatacaaatatatattatatatgaatacattttcaattaCATACATACTTCATAGACATCGACTTAAAACTACTGGAGGCAGTTTATAGAGAGGCAACACTGTGCCAGACTCCATTcagaaatatgacattttatgtttcatacTGCCAGATGTTTTGCCAGACATCgaagctgatgatgtcacagatagatagatagatagatagatggatagatagatagatagatagatacgtCTGTGGATCAGAGTACTGAGATCTGAACGTATTGAGTTACTTTGAAAACTGTGAACTTTcgctgttttctgacattttataggaCAACCGATTTATCAAGTAATTTTAATCAACTGATGAATcgctgatgaaaataatcgaCGGATTAATCGATCATGAAAACAATAACCGTTTGGTTCAGATTCAAACACAGTAAAACTTTATCAGCAGCTCAACGTGTGAAGTACTGTTGGATAGACGTGGAAAACATTACGTTAAACGTTAACTACATTAACGTCAGGACTCACCGACAGTAGAAAACAACAGAATCCGCTTTAGCGGTTAGAGTCACGGAGCAGCCGTTTGTGTCGTCAGCCTTGCTTTCCCAGAATCCATCTATTCTTCCGCCAGACTgaaccacagacaaacaggaacCCGGAGATTGAACTTCTGATCATTAAAATAGATTATTGATCACTGAACGGTTTCTGATATAATTCATCCATGTTCCTGGTTGGTggttgttttcttcctgtggCGCCTCGCAGTGACGTCGCGAGGCCCGGACCTCCGAGTGCGGGGAGTTACTTTATCGAAGACGGAAAAAATAAGCTCTGAGTATATGACGTCAAAACATTTACGACATATATCAAgtgctgtgtgtgatgtgtttggcCAGACtaacatttctctgtgtgacGTAACAGATGGATTTTGATTTTAGTCTTAAACCGGGACGATTCACCTCCACTGAACCAGGCAAATGGTTCCCCCCGGCGACGAGTGATGACGTGGCGTTTGGGCGGGTTTTCGTCAGTGTTGTGAAGCCGCGcggacagaaaaacaaaacaaaacgacgaagcacaaacacattgtttaaTGCGGAGGTAAAAGGCGGGTTCTCTGGAGCAGCGGGGAGATGAACTGGGAACAACTGGAGCTCAACCCAAGGATCAGGGCAGCGTTGAGGAGAGGTCAGAGAACCAGGCTTCATTCACATATAAACTTTTTGTTACGTCGCTTCTTGTCCATAAACATGATTTAACAGCAGGTCACACTGAGATCATGTCAGAGGTGTTGCTGTCTCATGATCTTTAGAGGATTCTGACTCCTGATGCTCCGATTATTTTGATCAGTATTGAGATCACAATTATTTAACACGattactcattgactttggTAACACCACGCACTTATTGAACTTTAAATATTGTTcaacgataaaaaaaaaacaattaatcagaaaaaatagatcaataataaaataatgtataatatataaatgtatacaattaaattaacaaaaattaataaaaaataaattagatcaaaataaataagatcaTCTATGTTGTAACATCAGTGTACTTCCACAATCTAATGAAAACTCCAAAACatatattcaacattttggtaAACTACATTCAACATATTCTACTAGACATTTGATCTGATTAttattaccatggtaaccacatgtttccatctctctctaGCCAAGATGAAGTCTGTCAGGGaggttttatgtgtttctgGTCTGGACCTGCAGAGACTCACCGGCCTGTCCCGCTGTGacatccagcagctgctcaCCGCTACCGCCTCCTCCTACAGATCACACCCTCCAGTCCCAGGTCAGGGCAGGAGATGTGCATTCTGATTGGACGTGACAGCGTGATGTCAGAGTGAGTtaacctgtgtgtttgttttcagcccTCGTCCTCCATCGTGGGGAGTGTCTCAGGTTGGAGTCCGGCCTCAGACTCAGTGTGGGCTGTCCTTTACTGGATGAGCTGCTGAGGGGGGGTCTTCCTGTGGGGGGGGTCACTGAGCTCTCTGGCGAGAGCGGAGCGGGAAAGACTCAGctggctctgcagctctgtctaTCTGTACAGTACCCCACACGATACAGAGGGCTGGACTCAGGTCAGTAAACACACCATCAGCTCCCCACACAGTAAAGCTTCATGCTGGCTGACGGGCTCAGTATGGAGTTTGGTTGGAGTTGTCTCTCTCAGATGAGGACTGTAGTGAACTTGACCACCATCTTAACTACCTGTTTGTATCTGGACTACATCTGGACTGGCTGCTCCTGATCCTGAACCCTTGTAAATCCTGTACTTGATTTTGATGAAGTGTAACTTTAACATGAGACTCAGGATCAGCGAGCTATGATGAACTCTGTGTTTGTACAGGAGCAGTTTATATCTGCACCGAGGACTCGTTTCCCATCAGACGACTTCAGCAGCTGATCAGAGGACAGTCCTGTCTGCGCTCTGACATCCCACCATCCCTGATCAGCAGAACCCAGTTCAGTGATCGGGTCTACATTGAGCATGCTGCTGATCTGGTGAGTCTCTCCTACTGATCAGAGGCCGAGGCTGAGACCATTTCatacctgtcacctgtcacctgtctgtgtctcctcagGACTCTCTCCAGGTGTGTCTGTCCCAGCGTGTTCCCCTCCTGCTGGCTCGGGGTCTGGTCCGGCTCTTGGTCGTGGACTCAGTGGCGGCTCTGTTCAGGTCTGAGTTCCAGGCTGATGATTGGCTGGAGAGgaacaaacagctgctcaccTTCTCCTCCACACTACACCACCTGAGCCAGGAGTTCAGCACACCTGTCCTCTGTATCAACCAGGTAACACACTCAACTATCCTCCCTCACCCTAAGCCTCtactagctggttagcagcagGTTGAAGTCAGTGTCTTAATCTTGGCACATTTCCATAACTAAACCTGACAGCGTCCGTCAGAGCGGCAGCCACAACCAAACACCATCTTTAATCTGATGGTTATCAgagatcaataatcaataatgtgtgtgtgtttcaggtcacAGATGTCTTCAACAGAGCTGATCACAGTTTGGGGTAAAAACTGACTAATCTGTCACTCTGCTTCCTTCCTTCAgtcctttcttccttccttccttcttcttcatctttattttgttaaatcaTTCATGGTGATCTGATGCTattgatatatttattattgatcTGATCCACACTGATTTGAAACAAATTAGAAACAAAGAGAAGTGGATCACTTTCATTGATTATAAATCTGTGACGTGATCAAATTTATTCTCTGTCTCAGACCTCTGTCCTCCAATGTGTCACCTGCTCTGGGGTTGGCCTGGGCCAATCAGGTGATGGTCCGGCTGATGATCAGGCGTCTCCAGGGGACCATTGCCCGTGGTGACCAGTGCAGCGCCCTCCGCAGGCTAGAGGTGGTGTTTGCGCCTCACCTGGCCCGAGATGGACAAGACGCCGCAGTCTGGAGTGAGGGGGTCCGAGGcgtctccagctctgactgatAAACTGTTTTAATTGAAAGAGCCATCcattcaaatatataaataaagatgtgtatgaaaactgtgtgatATAAAGATTATAATAAATCACATAAGGTCGCAGTTTGCGTTTGAATCTACACGTGTGTGGACAGTAACTTAAAATGGCCGTTTCTCCAATGGAACTTCTGCATCATTCTTTTTCGCGTTTCTTCacaaaccatcatcatcatcaccatcatcatcatcatcaccatcacatACCTCTCCAAACCATTGtgacaggacagagaagcagctacagccaACGTCTCACTGCAGGacagaggttcaggagatccaTCAGGCTGTAGGACACCTAAGCCAGACTAGACTAGactaatttattattattattatttattatcaactattattattattactaatgagctactggacacatgaatttcccctaggagatagataaagtatctatctacTCTATTCTACCATGATCTACTCTCTCCTGTTGCTTTTACTGatattatatatcataatatattcACATAATATCATGACGTCAGGTCGCTGTCAGTGCGCCTGCGCAGTTTGCAGTAAAGACAGTAGAGTACTAGAGAAATTGGACGTTGCTTTGTTTCCTTCAAAAGAAAAGCGTTAAAGTGTTTGTACAGTTGTAATAAAAcgaagacaaaataaaaggtttttgtgtttttatcatttataataaCTCCACAGTTTAACAATAATCTTTAATCAGTTTAGGTTTATCAGAGAATGCTGTTAAGTTTGGCTCATCTTTATCTTTATGATTCTCTGTTACAATTAATTTCTCTGGTCCTGTTAGAAAAGTGTTTGTCACGTTACATGTGAGAATAAAACTCATTTAGTTATatttgctgtttatttacatgatgCTATTGCATTATTAAACCTTCGTGCAACTGATTCTTTTTTTACCTGTTATGATTCAAGTCTGTAACAAtacattaatttattaatcattttgtctacGTTTCATAAAATGAAGTCCATCCCTCACTCCCTGATGAAGACCATTAGGCAGAAAGAGTGATTAGTCAGTGTCTGTCAGGAAACAAATTCATTAATGAACTAATTGATTAACTTAAAGTTTGTGTTGAACTGTGATGTGACcttatgtgttttcattcatctttattGAAGTTTAATCATGTTAcagatattctttttttttttttaaatctcgaACGTTGTACTGCAGCTGCGCaaatggacttttattttgaaaagagtCAATAGGAAGTGATGTTTGCTGCGCTGACCAGGGCGTGAGCTTGATGTTGATGCGCAGCTCGTGAAGCTTCAGAGCAGAAAGACGTCTGATCAAAAGTCAAATATTGAAGATCAACAGAGGAAAGTGAAGGTCAGTGTGATAACATGTGATgacgtgtgtttgtttgtttccggttgtttgttgtttacagcagcGGGCTGACGGGCTGcagctcagctgctgtttatCAGTAGATTATACCATCAGTATATCACCGATACTGAGCGATCAGATCGAAGTGATGGAGTCACTGCTGACGGCAGCAGCGAACTGATCAATAGATAATATTTCCTATTGATCAGGACTGATCAGGAATGCTGtccaaacaggaaaaaaaatcatttcaaattaaaagcccacgcacgcacacattcagacacaatagttaaaaactaaaactaatcatagaaaataaataaagcagacCTGAGTGACGTCATTAGATAACAGAGGGCCTTGCCCGTGCTCTGAGCTGATGGCTGATATTATTGATCAGTAACAGCTGCTTTAGCTCTGATGGATCCAGCTCAGTCATGAACCTGGTTCTGGGACTGGAGATGTTTCTGGTTGCGGTCTACTCCCCCAGTTTCTTGTAAATGTGAcagatcagttttttttcccctctcctccaccagAGGGCACTGTGACCATGAATCTCTCCGCCCCCCTCCCATtggtcctcctcctcttcctgagtCCAGCCTCCTCTCAGACCGTCAACCCCTCTGTGGAGGATTTGACCAATAGGAACTCAGACTTCGCCACCCGGTTGTATCGAGTGGTCGCTAGTCGGACTGACGAGAACGTCTTCCTGTCTCCGTTCACGCTGTCCGCCGGACTGATGGCGCTGCTGACTGCCAGCAACGGGCCGACCCAGGACCAGCTGCTTCAAGGACTTACCCTGACTGGACTGGACCCACAAACTCTACCAGGTAGCATCTGAGATCAGGGTTCAGAGGTGGACTTCAGacactgttttagttttagaCTTTGAGGTTTGAatctttctctgctgttctcagaTTTGTTTCAGACTCTAAGGACCATCGTCCTGCAGAGGGGCGGGAACCTGCAGCAGGGCGTGGCCATCCTCCCCGCCCAGGGCTTCCAGTTGTCCCCCTCCTACCTGGACCTGGTTCAGACAAAATTTGGGGGACATGCTGAGAATCTGGTCTACACAGCACCACAGGAAGCCGTTGACAACATCAACCGCTGGGTCCAGCAGCAGACCAGTGATCAGGTCCGGGAGCTGGTGACCAACCTGGACCCCCAGACCCAGCTGCTGCTTGCCACTGCTGCTTCATACCAGAGTATGTATCACCTGCTTCCTGTCAGGGGGCGGAGTTACCGGTGATGGGGCAGGTTGTGTATAATCATTTGTTTATATAGAAAACTGCATCACATTTCTTCAAATGATCCAGTTTCTGCTGACGTTTAGAGCATGGATGAAATGACATGGGTCTGACTGTGTGAGACTACagtaacgttagctagctaacatttaCTGCCAACATGCTAACACTGTTAGCTATGGCTAACAGTAGCATTAGCACTGATGTTACTTACCATGAACAAATCAACGAATCAGATCAGAATCAAATCAGATCTCAATCCAGTTGAACCATGGGAGATGTTGGTTAGACAGCGctctgcatcatcatcatcatcatcacatgagGGAATGTGGTGATCCTCCAGTAAGTCCAGAGACCTGGATCTGGAGGATCTGTatgatggtgtttgttttgtcacttgTCTTTTATCTAATGAGCCCCCCTCAACCTTCTGCACCAGTTCCGCCTCTGTCCCTGTTAGAGAGCTTGTGGTCGATGGTTCAGTCTTCTAACTCATCTCTGTTAtttgatataaataatatttgtctgtctgtataaataaagttctttttgtctttcagctcagttcactCCGTACTTTAACGCATCCCTCTCTCAGGACGAGCGTTTCTACGTGGACAAGTATCAcgtcgtcatggttaccatGATGTTTAGGGCCGATAAGTACTTCCTCGCATACGACCGCTTGGTGAAGGTCGGCGTGTTGAAGCTGCCGATGACGGACGGAGCAGCGATGTTAGTGGTGCTGCCTGATGAAGACGTGGACATCAACACAGTCGAAGACGAAATAACAGCCGAGAAGATTCAGGCCTGGATCAAACAGCTGAAGAAGACGTGAGACACCCCCCCGTCCTTTAGTCTTTCTTTACCCCCACATCAACATAAATGACAGAGTCGTATGCAAACTGTTTGATATTAACATGAATAGATGGATGTCCtatttattacatattattattgttatacaATAGAAATAAAGTCTTCTGGGACCTACTACATCTGAATAGTTTCTTTCGTCCTCACCCTCAGAGAtaaaacttgttttattttattaacaggAAGTTGGAGGTGCAGCTCCCTCGCTTCATGTTGGAGCGTTCCTATTCTCTGAAGGACGTCCTGCAGACTCTTGACATCACTCAGGTGTTTCAGGACGACGCTGACACCACCAACATGGGTGGGGCTAAAGGACCCAGACTCACAGAGGTGAGTTTTGTCTGCAGTCTGTGTCTGCTTTAATGTTTGAGGATGAGTCTGAACTAGGATCTAgtttgatcagatttttatgtattttattgtgaaaagctTTGTCcctaaactttatttatttatgttatttaccTGTTTGTTTAACTGTTTCCAGGTTTTCCACAAATCCATCGTCTCAGTTGACGAGCGCAGTGATAACATCCCTGAAGGGGGCGGAGTCAGTGTgttctctgctcttcctcctcgaCTGACCATCAACAGacccttcatcttcatcatctaccAGCCGACCACTGGCAACCTGCTGTTCATCGGCCGAGTGGTTGACCCCACCAAGAAATAATAACAGCTAGGTTACCTGAGAGGTTGCTTAGCCACGTCCACCTGAGTAAACACCTATCAAACTTTACGTTAACAGTTTAAAAAGAGGATGTAGCAGGTGTACAATGTTCTAATGTTATTCTACTGTCAGTAGACTCTTGTCTCGGTCTGTAGTGTTTACCGTGTTTTCCAGCCTGAGGGTCCGGACTCCCCGAGGGACCGCAAGATCAATCTGAACGGCCctgactttgatttgattttttcaCTTACCTGGTTCATGACCAAACAACAtgtaatgacattcccatcagcctcagctggacgctgtgtttactgctaattagcataGTAaacatacctgctaaacatcagctgatgttagTATGTAGTTCAATGTCAAGAATAAacttaaagataaaaaatcaaTATCTGGTTGTTGTCATGTGACCAGTGATGAGATCACACGCTGACGCTGCTTCGTTTTCAACGTTGATTGTAATGTTCCCTTCACCCTCTCACTGAGGATCTGTGATTTATGTTTGATGCAGAGTCATCCAGTGACTGAACGCAGCACACTGCCCTGTACAGGGAGGAGGAGTCAAACAGAGTATTAATCTGTGTGACATCTGCGCCACAGCCCTGAACTTAAAGTCACCATGTTGGAGTAACTACAACCTGAGACTAGTCCTCCCTGTAGTAACCTGGTAGTAAACAGTGTTGATGAGTCCTGGATGACTGACCGGTGTGGTGACATCCCATCCGCCTCAGCTGGACTGTGTTTACAGCtaatcagcatgttagcattttagcatgacAGCAACTATCATACCATACCACATGTTCTATTCATAGTTGATGACTGTTATTAACCACCTGtacaacattaaatatttaaaaacattctcCTGTAGCGTTTTGTGGCTCATGTGTTCACCAACATCACTAATGATGTCATCAaacctcactgtgacatcagagcaCTGCACCAGTTCCTGTTAAGCTGATCTGAATCATCTGCAGGAATGACGGACTCCAGAACCAATCGATCGTTCAATGACTGCATTCTAGTATATTTCTGTCGGATGCAATCATGacctgctgtgatgtcatgcTGACATCAGTAGCCTTAACCTCATGGCATCAGCACAGCTGCAGGGTTAGGTACTCAGCTCAGTGCATGCTGGAAAAAACCTGGCTGTGACTGATTTGAGAGCTGATTGGTTCAGTCTTATTAAAAACTCTTCAATGAATGTATTAGAGAATCAGTTAACAGGATCATCACATCTGTAGAGATGTTTCAGCCTGACAGTCGGACAGACTCAAGGACACTGAAGAGACTGTTGGATCTCTGGTGGTGAGCAGGGGCAGGTTACCGTGGAGACTCTGTGATGATGACTAGATGATCAGACGTTATTAGACCTGGTCTAACAGAATGTAACACCTTCCCTGTAATGTCAGCAATCATCCAACCAGTCACACATTAGCAGTTGAAACCACCGACCAATaagaacacagacacagtttaaATGTGTGGAATTTACTGAACCAATCAGGTGACAGGATGCGATTATTAGAATACACAGTGTTCAGTAGATACAAATAGAGGTTAGGctctactgtctctgtttgtcactGTCAGGCAGAGATGATGTCCTGTTGCATTCTGGGTAATGTCCTGAAAGTGCTCCCTGACTGCTGATTGGCTAATGGCCTGTTGGAGGTATGctgacatcatcatcttcagtcTCGACCCGACTGGACACTGAAAGAGTTcgacttcctgtttctgttggggaaaaaaaacagcacattaataatttaaaactgtaaacacaaagttCAATCTCCAGAAACTTAAAGATAATCAGAGTCTAAACCAAGGTAAAACTCAGAAACACAGCTCAATGAAATCTGGGCTGAACCATTACAGATCTAAAACAGCATGAGAGTTAAGTCAAGGTAAGCTAGCAATACACCAGGGTCGGGACTAAACCAGGGGTCGACAACCTTTCATGTCCAACAggcacacaaaagaaaatatctggAGCCCTTTAAGGTATTGGTCtaaatgaacatgttttataAGTCGTCTGTTGTGGCTGGATATGCTCATTTGGCACTTTAACACTTGTTACATTAATGAAATTATAGAACTACAAGAAATAAACAGTTGGCAAACTACCTTTACTCTGGTCCTTCTTCACCGTCACATGTTATCTTGTTTATTAACTTCAGAATAAACATTAAGCAGAGGtggtgaacacaaacacacctgccaaCACACTATTAAAGTTTTGCTCTGACACTTCTTTCTTTGGATTTTGAATCCACATCTATCTGAGGAAAACACCCAGACACCAGCGCTGTGATGTAGCATGACTAGTATCTAACGAAGttctaaaacctttttttaatttgttgtacAGGCTACATGTTTTCATAATTGGGTACGGATGACTTCAGGACAATGATAACAAGATGTAAGAAGTGTGACAAAGCTAGGGAGCCAGGAGGAAGGACTAAAGAGCGATGGGTAACCGACCCCTGGACTAAACTAAGATCCAGAATAAACCAGAATAAAGTCAGAGCTCAACAATAAGAAGAAAATCAGGGCTAAAGTAGGAACAAAGACGGAAGAAAAATGAGTACTAACAAGACATAAACAAAGGTTTAGAGAGGGCTACACCTGGGCCAAGTCAGCCATGAAGCAGGGATAGGGATATATAAATAGGGATATTCCAGGGTTTGAATAGGCTAAACCAGGACCAAGCTAGCTAATCAGATCAGGTTAAAGCTCAGGTTAAATCAGGGTCAAAACTGGATTAAACAAGTGGAATCTAAGGCTAAAACCAGGTGAACAGTGGGGCTAAAACAAAACCGGGATTAAGACAGCCCAAATTTAAACATGAATTAAGTCTGGGATATACATGCTCTGGATATAAGGGTCTGAGTCAGTGTAAATAACAAGATTATATGGGATTAGACCAGGGCTAAAACCAGGTTACCTCAGATGACCCTGTCTTGAGGGGAGGGGCACACAGACATGTAATTGGTTCAGTAAGAGAGAACCTGGTTTGGAACCTTGTCTAAAGAGTTTTTGGGtgataaactgtaaaaaaaaaaaaaaaaaaaacatgtggaaCCATCAATTGAAAGAGTTCTACCACCAGAATGTGAATGTTTTAGCTAGAACTCACATCGACAGCTTTCTGGACTGGCTCTCCTTGACTCCGCATCCCCGGTCCATTGTTTTACTGCGCTGGTCCAAGGTACTGCTCCTATGATCTCTCTGATCCAAAGTACTGGTCCTATGGTCTCTCTGGTCCACAGTACTGATTCTATGGTCTCTCTGGTCCAAGGTACTGGTTCTATGGTCTCTCTGGTCAATGGTACTGGTCCTATGGTCCAAGGTACTACTTCTGTGGTCTCTCTGGTCCAAGGTATTGGTCCTGTGGTCCATTGCAGCAGTTCTATGGTCCACCATATTGTTCCTGTGGTCCATGTTACTGGTTCTATGGTCCAGTGTGCCAGTTCTATGGTCTCTCTGCTCTATGGAACTGGCCCTGTGGTCCATGGAACTAGTTCTGTGGTCCAGCGTACTAGCCCTGTCCAGGAGGCTGGTGGTGTTGCTGCGGATCAGGACTGGCATGGAGGAGGTGGACTGAGTTGCCATGGTGAAGTGGACAGTCCTTAGGGAGTCATCTATAAAACACCAGAAGTGATGTAAGAATAATGACCATGAATCATCCTGACTGTGTCCTGCAGTCCTAACAACTGATCCTAATCAGGGTTAATGATATGGTGTGTGTAAAGATGTGGTACCTTTGCTCTGAATCATGGAGGACTTCCCAGATCCAGATGTACCACTCAGCTCCTTAACCTTCCTGAATCACAGAAccagaaaacagaacatttagAACCTTGAACCTTGTTCCAGTCCACATTTAAAAACCAACAGATAAAACTCTACAGTGACTTTAAGCACAAGTAACCCCACCCACCAGtgatgtcagaggtcagagtgcACTGACCATACCCTGAGTCCAGGTCTACCTCACTGCACCAAGTGAAAACTAGATGTCCACCAGAGATTGTAATGTCCTTTTTCCTGGGTTGTGATTCCTACGCCTCTTTCTGACCCATACGTTCAGACTGGTGTTATTACAGGTGTGATCGACCAAAATTGGACTTTTATTGATTGTTCGTGTACAGGGGTCAAGAGGTTAGTCCCCAAAG
The window above is part of the Seriola aureovittata isolate HTS-2021-v1 ecotype China chromosome 19, ASM2101889v1, whole genome shotgun sequence genome. Proteins encoded here:
- the xrcc3 gene encoding DNA repair protein XRCC3, translating into MNWEQLELNPRIRAALRRAKMKSVREVLCVSGLDLQRLTGLSRCDIQQLLTATASSYRSHPPVPALVLHRGECLRLESGLRLSVGCPLLDELLRGGLPVGGVTELSGESGAGKTQLALQLCLSVQYPTRYRGLDSGAVYICTEDSFPIRRLQQLIRGQSCLRSDIPPSLISRTQFSDRVYIEHAADLDSLQVCLSQRVPLLLARGLVRLLVVDSVAALFRSEFQADDWLERNKQLLTFSSTLHHLSQEFSTPVLCINQVTDVFNRADHSLGPLSSNVSPALGLAWANQVMVRLMIRRLQGTIARGDQCSALRRLEVVFAPHLARDGQDAAVWSEGVRGVSSSD
- the serpina10a gene encoding serpin peptidase inhibitor, clade A (alpha-1 antiproteinase, antitrypsin), member 10a, with translation MNLSAPLPLVLLLFLSPASSQTVNPSVEDLTNRNSDFATRLYRVVASRTDENVFLSPFTLSAGLMALLTASNGPTQDQLLQGLTLTGLDPQTLPDLFQTLRTIVLQRGGNLQQGVAILPAQGFQLSPSYLDLVQTKFGGHAENLVYTAPQEAVDNINRWVQQQTSDQVRELVTNLDPQTQLLLATAASYQTQFTPYFNASLSQDERFYVDKYHVVMVTMMFRADKYFLAYDRLVKVGVLKLPMTDGAAMLVVLPDEDVDINTVEDEITAEKIQAWIKQLKKTKLEVQLPRFMLERSYSLKDVLQTLDITQVFQDDADTTNMGGAKGPRLTEVFHKSIVSVDERSDNIPEGGGVSVFSALPPRLTINRPFIFIIYQPTTGNLLFIGRVVDPTKK